The Planctomycetota bacterium sequence GAGGCCGCGGCGCGCATTCACACGGATCTGGCCCGGGGCTTCATCAGCTGCGAGGTCCTCTCCTACGAGGAATACTCGAAGTGGAAAAACTACCATGAAGCCCGCGCCCGGGCGCTCAAGCGTACCGAAGGAAAAGGGTACGTGATGCAGGACTTCGACCTCATCGAGGTGAAGTCCGGCGTCTGAAGCGCCCGGGACGGAAAGGAGGTGACCCGTGATCG is a genomic window containing:
- a CDS encoding DUF933 domain-containing protein, with protein sequence EAAARIHTDLARGFISCEVLSYEEYSKWKNYHEARARALKRTEGKGYVMQDFDLIEVKSGV